One Tumebacillus amylolyticus DNA segment encodes these proteins:
- a CDS encoding ACP S-malonyltransferase, with translation MRQDREGEVQVANAVFMFPGVGSHYSGMGKYFFDNFQVARETFEEASETLGFDMATLCLDKSHKAELDQLQHAQTALVTVSVATYRVFQQEIGLKPDAMLGYSLGEYSALCCAGAFGLSDALRLVKARGEIVSEHAASVDGTMAWVTNLAPAAVEEICANVSEMGEPVYVSAYDTPLKTSISGTQAAIRLAGDLVVKQGGIAIPIKMSGPFHSPIMQPAADRFLNLLQETQMRVPSVPVIANRNALPYGTSETVADNLYQQLVHPVRWLDSLRYLLEAGLTTAVEIGPKNVLQYLLQAVAPDVLSCTYDKEKDVRKSERMLVVQQEDYPHIIAQCLAVVAGTRNHNRDGADYERRVVNPFRHVQNAWEERNASGLATSQADVQEALQMMQTALEAKRVRQEERERHLRDVLGRKLLKIQA, from the coding sequence ATGAGGCAAGACAGAGAGGGAGAGGTGCAAGTGGCGAACGCGGTGTTCATGTTTCCGGGAGTCGGCTCCCATTACTCCGGAATGGGCAAGTATTTTTTTGACAATTTCCAAGTGGCTCGCGAGACATTTGAAGAAGCAAGCGAGACACTGGGTTTCGACATGGCGACGCTTTGTCTGGACAAGTCGCACAAGGCGGAACTCGACCAACTCCAACATGCGCAGACCGCGTTGGTCACCGTCAGCGTGGCGACCTATCGCGTGTTCCAGCAGGAGATCGGCCTGAAACCGGACGCGATGCTCGGCTATTCGCTGGGCGAGTATTCCGCACTCTGTTGTGCGGGCGCGTTTGGGCTCTCCGATGCTCTTCGCTTGGTGAAAGCGCGTGGAGAGATCGTCAGCGAACACGCCGCATCGGTCGATGGCACGATGGCGTGGGTGACCAATCTCGCTCCCGCTGCGGTGGAAGAGATTTGCGCAAACGTGTCGGAAATGGGAGAGCCGGTGTACGTATCAGCCTATGACACGCCGCTGAAAACATCGATCTCCGGCACACAGGCGGCCATTCGTCTGGCAGGCGATCTCGTCGTCAAGCAAGGGGGGATCGCGATTCCGATCAAGATGAGCGGCCCGTTCCACTCGCCGATCATGCAACCGGCAGCCGACCGTTTCTTGAACTTATTGCAGGAGACGCAGATGCGCGTTCCCTCCGTTCCTGTAATCGCCAACCGCAACGCCCTGCCTTACGGAACCTCTGAAACGGTAGCGGACAACTTGTACCAACAGTTGGTGCATCCCGTTCGTTGGTTGGATTCCTTGCGCTATCTGCTGGAAGCGGGCCTGACGACCGCCGTGGAGATCGGACCGAAAAACGTCTTGCAATACCTCTTGCAAGCCGTCGCACCCGATGTGCTGTCCTGCACGTACGACAAGGAAAAAGACGTGCGCAAGTCGGAGCGGATGTTGGTCGTGCAGCAAGAGGACTATCCGCACATCATCGCTCAATGTTTGGCTGTCGTAGCGGGGACGAGGAACCACAACCGAGACGGTGCCGATTACGAACGCCGCGTTGTGAATCCGTTCCGACACGTTCAAAACGCATGGGAAGAGCGAAACGCATCCGGTTTGGCGACGAGTCAAGCCGATGTGCAAGAAGCTCTCCAGATGATGCAGACGGCGCTGGAAGCCAAGCGTGTGCGCCAAGAAGAACGCGAGCGCCATCTGCGCGACGTACTCGGGCGAAAATTGTTGAAAATTCAAGCCTAA
- a CDS encoding HAD-IIIC family phosphatase — protein sequence MSKEIKCVVWDLDNTVWDGVLLESADVTLKPGIAEIVRELDNRGIVQSIASKNNRTDALAKLQEFGLADYFLYPEIHWNAKSTSVENIRKNLNLGIDTFLFIDDQPFELEEVQSVHEQVLCFDAAEYEGLLELPRLNPKLITDDSRRRRLMYLEDMQRNADEESYEGPKEEFLATLDMKFVISEAQEVDLQRAEELTLRTNQLNSTGITYDYDELDALRTDENHQLLVCELTDKYGSYGKIGLALVEIKPDAHHLKLLLMSCRVLSRSVGSVFLTYLMQSAKEAGKKFRADFRQTERNRMMFVTYRFAGFREVSNEAGMTLLEHDLAVISPYPGYIDLHVPATSHN from the coding sequence ATGAGCAAAGAGATCAAATGCGTGGTCTGGGACCTCGACAACACAGTCTGGGACGGCGTGCTGCTTGAATCGGCAGACGTAACGCTCAAGCCCGGAATCGCCGAGATCGTTCGCGAGCTCGACAATCGTGGGATCGTACAGTCGATCGCCAGCAAAAACAACCGCACAGACGCGCTCGCCAAATTGCAAGAATTCGGACTCGCAGACTATTTCCTCTATCCGGAAATCCACTGGAACGCCAAGTCCACTTCGGTGGAGAACATCCGCAAGAACTTGAACTTGGGAATCGACACGTTCCTTTTCATCGACGACCAGCCGTTCGAGTTGGAGGAAGTCCAGAGCGTTCACGAGCAAGTGCTGTGCTTCGATGCAGCGGAGTATGAGGGGCTGCTGGAGTTGCCGAGGCTCAACCCGAAGCTGATCACAGACGATTCTCGCCGTCGTCGGTTGATGTATCTGGAAGACATGCAACGCAACGCGGACGAAGAATCGTATGAAGGTCCCAAAGAGGAGTTTCTGGCAACGCTTGACATGAAGTTTGTGATCTCCGAGGCGCAGGAAGTCGACTTGCAGCGGGCGGAGGAGCTGACCCTGCGCACCAACCAGCTCAACTCGACGGGCATCACCTACGACTATGACGAGTTGGACGCGTTGCGCACCGACGAGAACCACCAACTCTTGGTCTGTGAATTGACCGACAAGTATGGCTCGTATGGAAAAATCGGACTTGCCCTCGTCGAGATCAAGCCCGATGCCCACCACTTGAAGTTGCTCTTGATGTCTTGCCGCGTCCTGTCGCGCTCGGTGGGCTCTGTGTTTCTCACGTATTTGATGCAGAGCGCGAAGGAGGCCGGCAAGAAATTCCGCGCCGATTTCCGACAGACCGAACGCAACCGGATGATGTTTGTGACCTACCGCTTCGCCGGTTTCCGAGAAGTGAGCAACGAAGCGGGGATGACGCTGTTGGAACACGATCTGGCGGTCATAAGCCCTTATCCCGGATACATTGACTTGCACGTCCCGGCCACGAGCCACAACTAA
- a CDS encoding cyclic peptide export ABC transporter — protein MRKKRFIGWTALVLSLLLLPLSTAAEAQGLHSFDEAAVQAFIEDEQGASKIPGLAVVIVEGDKTIYQKGFGYANTSDKRPVTEKTLFELGSNSKAFTALAVLQLESEGKLHLSDPVTKYLPWFAMKGKGNSDEITVGDLLHHTSGIPAKSLGELPVSQGDRAIEETVRAILPLELKWEPGTKFEYATVNYDVLGLIIERVTGQPFQAYSQEHVLHALGLTSTYAGRESVPTDQLALGYKRNFLHASPYEAPYFEGNTPAGYFISDAEDMAQWLKIQLGTATPPMLSSDLIRKSHEPDRSVAPDADGSSYADGWSIYQSGGGEVVHQGQNPNFSSYLAFRPGEEIGVAVLANQNSDYTSHIGDGILKLMLGKEIKPLVSDTTKKMDQIASAVLLLLVLGLLSLIALVGRQVLQVARRARTFRFPRGKSWVRLLTAPAMLGLFYEALYQLPDLLYGGMPWTFIKVWGPETLWLAVQGAALLGTVYAVYAVLNVLFPKPDDRSLLSLVLLSVISGFGNAFLIFVINETFVRTDNLKNGLLFFFLLGIVMYVLTQRFIRARIVTYANELVYSKRMELIDKLLKTPYYKLESVEKGRIEATLNNDTEVISRSLNLMVTSGTSTVTLLFCFLYLGLMNVYAFLISLVIIGITVGLYTLVGQQVDKVYNETRDIQNKFFRLIQDLTRGAKELSLHRKKSEGFRDTMDETCGEYRDKRTLGDVKFANVFVLGELLFVIVIGVVAFVFPEIFTNLPKDTIHNYVLVFLYMTGPVNDLLNGFPQLVVVRISWQRIQEMLKSISDLQGMQQAAATAEPVEAPVLLKLSGVSYTYKHGEGHTFGVGPIHYEFRSGEIVFITGGNGSGKSTLSKLITGLYAPDEGEIRLNGRVVTPEELTQNYSAILSDFHLFDRLYGIDAEAKANEIKHYLDLLQLSDKVQVEQGRFSTTKLSTGQKKRLALLLSYLEDRPILLFDEWAADQDPEYRRFFYQDLLPQMRDSGKCIIAITHDDHYFDLADHILAMDMGQIRNQSPEEVRT, from the coding sequence ATGAGAAAAAAACGATTCATCGGCTGGACGGCTCTGGTGCTCTCCCTGTTGTTGCTCCCGCTTTCGACGGCAGCAGAGGCGCAAGGGTTGCATTCGTTCGACGAAGCTGCCGTTCAAGCGTTTATCGAAGACGAGCAGGGGGCTTCCAAGATCCCCGGTCTCGCCGTTGTCATCGTCGAGGGTGACAAAACGATCTATCAAAAAGGATTCGGGTACGCCAACACCTCCGACAAACGTCCTGTTACGGAAAAAACACTGTTTGAATTGGGTTCCAATTCAAAAGCGTTCACGGCGCTCGCCGTGCTCCAACTGGAATCCGAAGGCAAACTGCATCTGTCCGATCCAGTTACGAAGTACCTCCCTTGGTTCGCGATGAAGGGGAAGGGCAACAGCGATGAGATTACGGTCGGCGACCTGTTACACCACACCAGCGGGATTCCGGCGAAGTCGCTGGGGGAACTCCCGGTCAGTCAAGGCGACCGCGCAATCGAAGAGACGGTGCGAGCGATCCTGCCTCTGGAACTCAAGTGGGAGCCGGGCACCAAGTTCGAGTACGCGACCGTCAACTATGACGTTCTGGGCCTGATCATCGAGCGCGTCACGGGCCAGCCCTTTCAGGCTTATTCGCAAGAGCATGTCTTGCACGCGCTCGGGTTGACCTCCACCTATGCGGGGCGAGAGTCCGTTCCGACCGATCAGTTGGCGCTCGGATACAAACGTAATTTTTTGCACGCGTCTCCCTACGAGGCTCCGTACTTTGAAGGCAACACACCTGCGGGGTACTTCATTTCCGACGCAGAGGACATGGCGCAATGGCTGAAAATTCAACTGGGCACGGCGACTCCGCCGATGCTGTCCTCCGACTTGATCCGGAAGTCTCATGAGCCGGATCGCTCGGTCGCACCTGACGCGGACGGCTCGTCCTATGCAGACGGGTGGAGCATCTACCAAAGCGGTGGTGGAGAAGTGGTTCACCAAGGGCAGAATCCCAACTTCTCCTCCTACCTTGCGTTTCGTCCCGGAGAAGAGATCGGCGTGGCGGTGCTGGCTAACCAGAACAGCGATTACACGTCGCACATCGGCGACGGCATCTTGAAACTCATGCTTGGCAAGGAGATCAAACCACTGGTTTCCGATACGACGAAAAAAATGGACCAGATCGCATCTGCCGTTCTCTTGTTGCTGGTCCTCGGTTTGCTCTCCCTGATCGCTCTGGTGGGTCGGCAGGTTCTGCAAGTCGCACGAAGAGCCCGCACGTTCCGGTTCCCACGGGGCAAGTCTTGGGTGCGACTCCTCACAGCGCCCGCCATGCTCGGGTTGTTTTACGAGGCGTTGTACCAACTGCCAGACCTGCTGTACGGGGGGATGCCTTGGACTTTTATCAAAGTTTGGGGTCCGGAGACGTTGTGGCTCGCCGTTCAAGGAGCCGCCCTCCTTGGGACTGTGTACGCGGTGTATGCCGTTCTCAACGTGTTGTTCCCCAAGCCTGATGATCGGTCTCTGCTCTCGCTCGTGCTGTTGAGCGTGATTTCCGGGTTTGGCAACGCATTCTTGATCTTCGTGATCAACGAGACGTTCGTACGCACCGACAATCTCAAAAACGGACTGTTGTTCTTTTTCCTGCTTGGGATCGTCATGTACGTCCTCACCCAGCGGTTCATCCGGGCCAGGATCGTCACCTACGCAAACGAACTCGTCTACAGCAAGCGCATGGAATTGATCGACAAGCTCCTCAAGACTCCGTACTACAAGCTGGAATCTGTCGAAAAGGGACGCATCGAAGCGACTCTGAACAACGACACCGAAGTGATCTCCCGTTCGCTGAACCTGATGGTAACCAGCGGGACGAGCACCGTCACGCTGTTGTTCTGTTTCCTCTATCTGGGGCTTATGAACGTGTATGCGTTTCTGATCTCGCTCGTGATCATCGGCATCACGGTCGGCCTCTACACGCTCGTCGGGCAACAGGTGGACAAGGTCTACAACGAGACGCGAGATATCCAGAACAAGTTTTTCCGACTGATTCAAGATCTGACGCGCGGCGCCAAAGAATTGAGCTTGCATCGGAAAAAAAGCGAGGGCTTCCGCGACACGATGGACGAGACGTGTGGCGAGTATCGGGACAAGCGGACGCTTGGCGACGTGAAGTTTGCCAACGTGTTCGTGCTCGGCGAGCTGCTGTTTGTGATCGTGATCGGTGTGGTTGCGTTCGTGTTTCCCGAAATTTTTACCAACCTTCCGAAAGACACCATTCACAATTACGTGTTGGTCTTCCTCTACATGACCGGCCCGGTCAACGACCTGCTCAACGGATTCCCGCAACTCGTCGTCGTGCGCATCTCTTGGCAACGCATCCAGGAAATGCTGAAGTCGATCTCCGATCTGCAGGGGATGCAACAGGCGGCCGCAACGGCAGAGCCTGTGGAGGCGCCGGTGCTTTTGAAACTCAGCGGGGTGAGCTACACGTACAAACACGGGGAAGGTCACACGTTCGGCGTCGGTCCGATTCATTATGAGTTCCGTTCCGGCGAAATCGTGTTCATCACCGGGGGGAACGGGAGCGGCAAATCGACCCTCTCCAAGCTGATCACCGGGCTCTATGCACCCGATGAGGGGGAGATTCGATTGAACGGGCGGGTGGTGACGCCGGAAGAACTCACCCAGAACTACTCGGCGATTCTCAGCGACTTCCACCTCTTCGATCGTTTGTACGGCATCGACGCAGAAGCCAAAGCGAACGAGATCAAACACTATCTCGACCTGCTGCAACTCAGCGACAAAGTGCAGGTCGAGCAGGGCCGTTTCAGCACGACAAAGCTCTCCACCGGTCAGAAAAAACGTCTCGCTTTGCTCTTGTCCTACTTGGAAGATCGACCGATTCTCTTGTTCGACGAATGGGCGGCCGACCAAGACCCGGAATACCGCCGCTTTTTCTACCAAGATTTGCTTCCGCAGATGCGGGACAGCGGCAAGTGCATCATCGCCATCACTCATGACGATCACTACTTCGACCTCGCTGACCATATTCTCGCGATGGACATGGGTCAGATTCGAAACCAATCACCCGAGGAGGTACGAACATGA
- a CDS encoding 3-hydroxyacyl-CoA dehydrogenase family protein, whose translation MFKKIGIVGAGTMGIGMSVDLALHGLETVLVDVTEEQLQKAEAEILQTVRFAPLVNKKLPRLQADEVRARLHLTTDLDDVADCDFIVENVPENWSIKEPIYRRLDEICKEETVFGVNTSCISITKVGGVTKRPDRIIGMHFMNPVYLKPTIEVIRGYLTSDETVANAEAFLAQLDKDAIVVNDQTGFVSNRISHLFMNEAAFVVMDGVGTAKQVDEIFKKCFGHKMGPLETADLIGLDTVMHSLQVLYEEYQDPKFRCCPLLKKLVDAGYCGRKSGQGFYSYSN comes from the coding sequence ATGTTCAAAAAAATCGGAATTGTAGGAGCCGGCACGATGGGGATCGGGATGTCGGTCGATCTGGCGCTGCACGGTCTGGAAACCGTGTTGGTCGACGTCACAGAGGAGCAACTGCAAAAAGCGGAAGCGGAAATTCTCCAAACGGTGCGCTTTGCACCCTTGGTGAACAAAAAACTTCCACGCCTGCAAGCAGATGAAGTCCGTGCAAGGCTGCACTTGACCACCGACCTCGACGATGTCGCCGATTGCGACTTCATCGTGGAGAACGTGCCGGAAAACTGGAGTATCAAAGAGCCGATCTATCGTCGACTGGACGAAATCTGCAAGGAAGAGACGGTGTTTGGCGTCAATACGTCCTGCATTTCGATCACAAAAGTCGGGGGTGTGACAAAGCGGCCGGATCGCATCATCGGCATGCACTTCATGAACCCGGTCTATTTGAAGCCGACCATCGAAGTGATCCGGGGCTACCTCACGTCTGATGAGACGGTGGCGAACGCAGAAGCCTTCCTTGCCCAACTGGACAAAGATGCGATCGTCGTCAACGACCAGACCGGGTTCGTCTCCAACCGCATCTCACATTTGTTCATGAACGAAGCGGCGTTCGTCGTCATGGACGGAGTCGGCACGGCCAAGCAAGTCGATGAAATTTTCAAGAAATGTTTCGGGCACAAAATGGGCCCGCTGGAAACTGCCGATCTGATCGGGCTGGACACCGTTATGCACTCGTTGCAAGTGCTGTACGAAGAGTATCAAGATCCGAAGTTCCGCTGTTGCCCGCTGTTGAAAAAGCTGGTGGATGCCGGGTACTGCGGACGCAAATCGGGGCAGGGGTTCTATTCGTATTCCAACTAA
- a CDS encoding acyl carrier protein, translated as MTTMEEQIRSFIKSNLVVFAGDAVFTDDDNIFELGYVNSLFAMQMLSYIENEFALTVDNDDLVISNFATVTNIATLIRKIQGSQSA; from the coding sequence ATGACGACAATGGAAGAGCAAATCCGTTCCTTTATAAAAAGCAATCTCGTCGTGTTCGCAGGAGACGCTGTGTTCACAGACGACGATAACATTTTTGAACTGGGGTATGTGAATTCGCTGTTCGCCATGCAGATGCTGTCTTACATCGAGAACGAATTCGCCTTGACCGTTGACAACGACGATCTGGTGATCAGCAATTTCGCCACCGTCACGAACATCGCCACGTTGATTCGAAAAATCCAAGGGAGCCAGTCCGCATGA
- a CDS encoding acyl-CoA dehydrogenase family protein gives MRTAQEILQAAQAFAEEELRPQAGAFEAEEEIPREVIRRLAQQGFLAASFPVQYGGLALDPVEYGLFTEEIGKACNSMRELITVHTSLVGESLLRWGTPAQKEHWLPKMARGELLAAFALTEPDVGSDARGVRTTYVKTEEGFLLQGRKKWISFADIADLFLVIASDAQTGEVTAFLVERSQTGVSTTKMSGLLASKASHLAEIDLHDVVVPHENVLGRIGGGFSYIVNSALDHGRYSIAWAGVAIAQESLNAMATYARTRRQGGKLICEYDAVQALLADAHVQLQAARALCLSVGRLRKDKHHEAMIQTSIAKVFTSKMAMKVATDAVQVFGGNGFSNQYPVERLFREAKVLEIIEGTSQVLQPVIAQQVLRTCHHRGAEA, from the coding sequence ATGAGGACGGCGCAAGAGATCCTTCAAGCGGCGCAGGCGTTCGCCGAGGAGGAACTCCGCCCGCAAGCCGGGGCGTTTGAAGCTGAGGAGGAAATTCCGCGCGAGGTCATACGTCGATTGGCGCAACAAGGCTTCCTCGCGGCGAGTTTCCCGGTGCAGTATGGCGGTCTGGCTCTCGATCCGGTCGAGTACGGTCTGTTTACCGAAGAGATCGGCAAGGCCTGCAACTCCATGCGGGAACTGATCACCGTCCATACTTCACTGGTTGGAGAATCGTTGCTCCGATGGGGCACTCCTGCGCAAAAAGAGCACTGGCTCCCCAAGATGGCAAGGGGTGAACTCTTGGCGGCCTTCGCATTAACAGAACCGGACGTCGGCTCTGATGCCCGTGGCGTGCGCACGACCTACGTGAAAACGGAGGAGGGTTTCCTCCTCCAAGGGCGCAAGAAATGGATCTCGTTTGCCGACATTGCCGATCTGTTTCTCGTCATCGCGTCGGACGCACAGACAGGCGAGGTGACCGCTTTCCTCGTGGAACGCAGTCAAACGGGCGTCTCCACGACCAAGATGAGCGGGCTGCTCGCGAGTAAAGCGTCACATCTCGCCGAGATCGACTTGCACGACGTCGTCGTGCCGCACGAAAACGTGCTGGGCCGCATCGGGGGCGGGTTCTCCTACATCGTGAACAGCGCATTGGATCACGGACGCTACAGCATCGCTTGGGCAGGGGTGGCCATCGCACAGGAATCGCTCAACGCGATGGCGACCTACGCGAGGACGCGTCGACAGGGCGGCAAACTCATCTGCGAATACGATGCGGTGCAAGCGCTGCTCGCAGACGCGCACGTCCAACTCCAAGCGGCCCGCGCTCTCTGCTTGAGTGTGGGACGCTTGCGAAAGGACAAGCACCACGAGGCGATGATCCAGACTTCGATCGCCAAAGTCTTCACGTCCAAGATGGCGATGAAAGTTGCCACCGATGCGGTGCAAGTGTTTGGTGGGAACGGGTTTTCAAATCAATATCCGGTTGAGCGGTTGTTCCGTGAAGCGAAGGTGCTGGAAATCATCGAAGGAACTTCACAAGTGCTTCAACCGGTGATCGCGCAACAGGTGTTGCGAACCTGTCACCATCGAGGGGCAGAAGCATGA